The Zootoca vivipara chromosome 5, rZooViv1.1, whole genome shotgun sequence genome includes the window GCTGCCGGGCCCTCCGGTCAAGGCCCCCGAAATTGCCACCCGAACAATGAGAGACCCCGTCCTTGCCCGTGTCCttgcttgggtggggaggggatggccAGAGGGTCCCCAGCCAGAGTGTTTCAGGGCATTCAAAACCAGGCAGCATGAGCTCTCCCTGCACCGGGGGTGTCTGCTGTGGGGGGACAGAGTGATTATTCCAGAACCCCTcaggaacagggtgctgggcacgCTCCACATGGGGCACCCAGGTATGGTCCGAATGAAATCCTTGGCTAGGtgctatgtgtggtggcctggaatggaccaggacATTGAgaaatgggtacgaacatgcaccTCATGTCAGGAGGTGAGACCTGATGTACCAAgggcaccagtccactggtgggagcaggcaCGGACTCCCTGGAGCCGTCTGCACATTGATTTTGCGGGACCCCACCAAGGGAAAGTATTCCTGGTAGTAGTGGATGCCTACTCAAAGTGGTTGGAAGTGGCAGTAGTTCCCAGCATGACCTCCGCTGCGGTCATTcgggtgttgaggcagctgttcgcAACCCACGGTCTGCCAGAGACTATCGTGTCGGATAATGGAATGGCCTTTGTATCTCAGGAGTTTAAGGCATTCCTGGCAGACAACTTCATTAGGGGGGCAACGTCGGCCCCGTTCCACCCATCGTCTAATGGACAGGCAGAGCGGATGGTACGGACGGCAAAAGAGGCTATCGCTCGCCTGCTGGAGGGGGACTGGGCAGCCCGAATTGCCCGGatgctatttttgcagcatgccacGCCCTGCACTGTCACGGGCAAGTCACCCGCTGAACTATTGATGGGCCGTCGGTTGGTCACCATCATGGACTTTGTACACCCGGACAAAAACCCGTCCCGTCCTGCTCAAGCTCAGCCAGAGCCCGAAAGGGACACCACACGCTACCTCACCCCAGAAGAGCTAGTCTGGGTACGAAACTACGCCAGAGGTCCGGCATGGGTGCCAGGTGTTGTCACCCGTGCCAGTGGTCCAGTCTCGTATTTCGTTACGCTGGACGACGGTCGAGTGATGCGACGCCATATAGACCAGCTGCGTCGGCGTGCCCCCAACAGTACCCAAAGTGATGGGAACTCGGCCGACCTAGAGGAAACACTGCCTGACACCGAATCCCTGCAGCCTCCTACCCAGGCCAGTTCCAGCGATTTGGAAATGCCTCCACCAGAAGGTAGCAGCATCCCCGCCTCCTCAGAGATGCTGCCCCCAGCCAGGGATGTGTCTCCACCGCCCATCCTGCCTGCAACACCACCGTCACCCCAAGTTCCGGTGCAGCAGACTCCAGCCACTCCTGTTCCTAGGAGGCCCCAGCGGAACCGCCGGCCACCTAATTACTTGAGGGACTTTGAGTGCTTCGCGCACTAGGAGggaaggggtgttatgtattggtttaatctgtgttcatgagtttctctgctagtcctgtaactacctttcccgctcctgggcgattcaaatgggtgcggggacagttgctattggttaacttgttagcacaatttggatcctcactctgataggttcccgccaaaatctaaatgtatcctttccccaacccctgctcctgagagtataaaaggagctcaccctttccctccagccagtcaagattcctactgcaataaagaagactgttcttgttatacttgactcctagcagttccttgctagtatgctgaatcacttctgagctgacttcacgaagagctgaaatcacactcacaacataacacacattataaaaataaacacacacacacacacacacacacacacacacacacacacaacctaggCCAGCTAATGGGAGTTATGGCCACATTCTAGGTAAGACCCGGTCAACTGGGCAATATCGCAGTTCTAATCACAACTCTGTAAGCTGAACACAGCCCACCAGCTGTGTACTGTGGCCTGTGATGTGTTTGTCATGCTCTCCTCTTTTTGCAGTCCCAAGAAGGCAGTAAGTTGTAACAGGAGGCTTTATCAAATCCCTGGCAGGCTGCCACACATGACTGGTGAGCCTCAAGCTATGCAGGCCTGACCTAACAAATCTCTCCCTAAGTGAATGGTGCTGTGAGTAAAGATGGGTGCATTCTTCTGGTTTTGATCTTGAAATAATTGTGGTTTTACTGGATTAATTTTCCAGATGCCTgctgagcatctgttttgcaactCGGGCTGTCCAAATTGTAGCCTTCGCTCCAAACCACTTGTGCTTCCAAGGTAAAAGCTTTTGTTAGGCCCACTGCTAGAAGCTGCCTGCCAGTGCAGGACAGTACCTCTGCAGACCTTGGTGTTAGCTGCGCTTGGTGAGGCATCATTACTGCCTTGGTTGCCTTGCTAGTAAGAAGAAGGAGAATATCTGGAGAGGAAGAAGGTATTGGTGGTTTCCAGATGGGCTCTGGAACCACAGTGTATCCTTATGCCCCCCAAGGAATCTTCCTCTGAATAATGGAGCTTTAATTTTAACAGCAATTCTTCTTGTTGCCAAGCCACATGAAGTGTGCAGAGGGAATGTCCAAGAAATCTTcattgtttcccaattgttgggaaTAATAATATCTGTCTGACTTCACTCAGCAAATCCTCAGCACCCCCACACAACTATAacttccaggattcttggggaggaAACAATGTCACTTAAACTGGTATAGAATAAGCATAAATTCACAGTGTTGGTAGCCCCTATTTATGGACTCTTGTCCATGGCAACTTAGCATCCCTGTGGTGAGCTGCTCTTCGCTTCAGAGTCCAGTCCTTTCTAGCTCTCTACCAGATCTTTCTGAGTGGTGTGGGGATGAATGCGAAAGCGCCATGCAGTGGATAGCCCACCATTTCACACAGAGTAGCTCCTCAGATATTTTGACCTAATCATAAGCTAGTGTACAagtatggtttttttctttagcCAAATCCCCCCACAGCTTTTGAATGTAGAAGTTAGGTTTCTGAGTAAATGACTACTGAAAGTGTAACTTCAAGCAACAATCTTtgtaaaattgtatttaaatttttctattattattttttgcaataacAGGTACAAGCAGTAGGATTGCATATGGacagtaaaataaaattgtttctaGCAATAAGTTAGCAATTTCGCCTTTCAGTATTTCCAGCTTACATATAACTTCGTTTATAATATTCCTTGCATTGCTGAGTGTTACTGTCTACGATATCATTCATCTTAACCTACCATCTTCTGTTCTCTGCTGCTCCTTTGCTACCTTCATTCAGTGTGGATTTGCCCATTTATCTTTTGTGCTCCTTTTCTTTGTCCATTCATAacatgcccctattttcatctgttcAGAGTTGGAGAATGTGCTCCATCTGCTGCTACCTGTCTTTCCTCATTTAGACTGCAAGGGTTTGAAGGCAGGACTCTTAACGTTCCAGCACACCAGGGCCTTGCTGCTGTTCAGGGTCTTGTTTGGTTATGTCAGTGCTAGTCAAAATGCGAGCGGAGAGAAAATATATAAGCTTGCAGCTTTTCTAAATTAGCAGGAGGTTTAGGACATGCACAAGCTTGCAAGCACTCTAGAGGCCACTTATTTAGACATGCAAGGATATGTCAGCCATAGAAAAATTCCTCTGCAAGTGAATAGCTAAATTCCTACATTCTAAACAACTTAAGGACATATATTACCTGCTTCTCCTACTTTTCACCCAGGAATTTTTTCGGTGCTCCACAATGGGACGcagactttatttttaaaatgttcagaagTTTAGGAGTTCATCTTACATTAGTCAGCAATGTTCAAAGCGTGCTTGTTAACAATAAGGTCCTGTTGAATGTGAACAAGTGAGCTTGGAGAGGCATTTTGGAAGAATAATGAATTAAGATCTACTGAAATCTGCAGAAGGACATCTGGTtcgaaaagaaaaagggggaagatgTTGAGATGTTCAACTATGGGCACAGCTGCCATATCCATAGCGGAATGAGGAAGCTCAAAAGTCTGGGTGCAACCATTGTGGTTTCTTCCCAGTCCAGGAGCTGTAGGTGTGTACATTCAAAAAGTGACAATAGTGACTGATGACCTCGTAGATGAGGGACCTGGATTAATTCCCATCACCACCAGGGCcggattttggtttgatgaggccctaagctactgcaggtaatggggccctttatatgtccagctgtcctttgtcaacaacaaattgtcacagttttttgtgttgaatatatgctatatggtaatttatggacctaataggtatctaaagccatttgcacataacaaaatatgtattttatcaaagtattGTTGAAAAGTCCATTCAGAATgcaaagtccatgcagaatgtaggcaccctaaatatagaaatgaacaaaccagtgatattttagggagcaggctagcaggagcCTACTGTCAAGGTGGTGGTTACTCTCCGCAGGAAATCACCCTCTTCTCACTCAGAAGGCCTTTACAGGCCTTTATTTTACATATATACTAACAACACATTTACAACTCATGCTTCTGACTCCAATGAATCAGATTTGGGGAGTAACTTCTTTTGGCCCCTCCTCCAGCACATTAGTCGGGGAAATCTCGGAGAAGTCTCCGATCTCTCCTTTTTAACTCTCTCCTTTCTGTGCCAAAGGTGCTGCCTCTCCCTCTGTGCCTGAACTGCCTGGGTGGCGTTGAGGCTCCCCTCCAGCATCAGAGAGCCCTGATGTCTCCTGGCTAGtccactctctctccccctggaACTGCTCAACTCCTGCTTTGCCTTGGTTATTTCCCACAATACAAACCATTCTATCTGGGAAAGCTACATCAAATGATGATGGGAGAGAGTCACCTAGTGGATTGTGGGTCATCTGCATTGTCAGGGGGTAGAGATAACCTTTGAGATAACTCCCAAGTCTGTGATTCTAGAAAGCAATGGGAACTTTATTAGAGTTGTCAGGCTGGTGGCTCAGGACAGCCCTGATACCCTATGTGAGgaccagggccggcgcgtccatttaggcgaactaggccatcgcctagggcgccaaaatggagggggtgctgcccagcctgccccccaaaccccccaGCCACCACCTGCCACCACCGCCCTCGCCTGTGGCTtcgtttcttatttttttcttctcccaatgtTGCCGGGTGAGGGGCGGGCTAGCGAGGTGCCACACTAGTGGCtgactggcgtgacgcccctcctcgctggctcgcccctcgcccggcaacgtcgggagaagaaaaaataaaaaagaaactgctGGCCGAGCGAggctgcagcttccttttttttcttctcccgccgttgccgggcgaggggcgggctagcgAGGCGCCACGCTAGTGGCTGACGGGTGTGActcccctcctcgctggcccgcccctcgcccggcaacgttgggagaagaaaaaatagaaaagaagcTGCTGGCCGAGCgaggctgcagcttcctcttttttcttcttctcccgctgttgccgggcgaggggcgggctagccattcacactgggggggggggcagaaggtgacctcgcctagggcgccaaaacccctagcaccagccctggtGAGGACATACCTATCATGCATGAGAATTGGGGTCTTCTGCTCATCACAGTGGGCCATGATGCTGTCAGACGACAAGAAGAGCTCTATGCTGCGGAAAGTCTAACCATGCTGGCTGGCCCTACTGCCATTCAATATGTTTGTCAAGTAGGCAATGCAACACTTCCGTCTCTGTAACGTTATGCTGCAGGAATGTGTGATAAAAAATTCAAAAGCCCAAAGGAAGCTTGGAGTTCCTGTTTACATTTTGCTGGGGGTAGAGGGAATGTTCTTTGTACCAACAGTGTAGCCAAGGAATTCCACCTGGGAGTTGCCAAACATGCCTAACTCAACAAAACAGTGCCTCACCCTCCACACCCATATCACAAGCTAGTCAATGGATCTGCCAACAATCGAGGCATCATTCAGCTATGGTGTGGTTGTGACACTAGGCATTCCCTTAGGAATGACTTCTattcaatgcaggaaaatgccagGAGCTCTGAACTGGAGTCATTTTACTCCGAATGCTCCACAATGAATGGTGATGATCTGGGCATCAACGGTGGCATCATCCGTTGACAGCTCCTGATAGGTCTGGGCCAGATCCAACTTGGGAAAAACTTTCCCCTCTGACAGCTATGCCAGGAAATAGCTCGACCTGAAACTGGATATAGTTCTAATGCGAGGGCTTTATTAATAGCACACTTGTAAACACCACAAATATGAATGTTGGCTTTAGTGAGGTGACAGTGGAGCATCTTCCATGTCAGATGTGTCTGACTCAGAGATGCCTTACTCTGAgcaaattatagaatcatagagttggaagggagcctgagggtcatctagtccaaccccctgcaatggcaggaaccacagctaaaacatccatgagagatggctatccaacatctgtttaaaaaacctcaaGTGAAGTAGAGGCCACCACCTTTTGACATAGTCTGttgcactgtcaaacagttcttaccctcagaaagtttttcctaatgtttagtcggaatttcctttcttgtaatttgaatccatgggtttgggtcctaccctctggagcagcagaaagcaagcttgtgccatctttcatgtgacagagCTTTAGATATTTAAAGACGGCTTTCTTACCACCTCacagtcttctctctctttttttaaaatttaaaataaactttattaaatcactttaaaaacattacaataaaagaaaaacaatacattttCCTCCAAGTCTCATTACACAAATCAAGAccttatatataaataaaatcagcttCCAAACTTTAACACATCACTTAACTCTAAGTTTCTCCCATTTCTTGCGTTACAATTCTCCTAAAACatacccttttatatatttctttcttaTCACATTTCCCTCTAAATTCCCCTGTGTTCCCCTAAGTTAAACAAACCACTAGCTccgttttaatatatatatatattttttaaaaaatcctctacatattcccatttcttAATTAATATTTGTTTTGGTATATTCCTAATTAATGCAGTCATTCTATCCAAATTCATAAACTCCACTAGTTTTAGCTGCCATTCTGATATTTTGAGTGCCTCTTCATTTTTCCACTTTTGGCCTATTAACAATCTTGCTGCTGCACAGccataaagaaatatatttttcctatctTCTGGAAAAATTTCGGGTAATAAACTTAACAAAAAAtattctggctttttaaaaaatgtaatctttaccatctttttcaattcttcaTAGACTTCTCCCCAGAATTTAATAATTTTAACACAGCCCCACCAACAATGTATATAATCTCCTATTTTATTGtgacatttccaacaattattaTCTCCACTCTTATAAATTTTTGCAATCCTGTCCGGTGTTAGATGCCATCGATATAgcattttca containing:
- the LOC118096608 gene encoding uncharacterized protein K02A2.6-like, translated to MMLEALPGPPVKAPEIATRTMRDPVLARVLAWVGRGWPEGPQPECFRAFKTRQHELSLHRGCLLWGDRVIIPEPLRNRVLGTLHMGHPGMVRMKSLARCYVWWPGMDQDIEKWVRTCTSCQEVRPDVPRAPVHWWEQARTPWSRLHIDFAGPHQGKVFLVVVDAYSKWLEVAVVPSMTSAAVIRVLRQLFATHGLPETIVSDNGMAFVSQEFKAFLADNFIRGATSAPFHPSSNGQAERMVRTAKEAIARLLEGDWAARIARMLFLQHATPCTVTGKSPAELLMGRRLVTIMDFVHPDKNPSRPAQAQPEPERDTTRYLTPEELVWVRNYARGPAWVPGVVTRASGPVSYFVTLDDGRVMRRHIDQLRRRAPNSTQSDGNSADLEETLPDTESLQPPTQASSSDLEMPPPEGSSIPASSEMLPPARDVSPPPILPATPPSPQVPVQQTPATPVPRRPQRNRRPPNYLRDFECFAH